From a region of the Rhinolophus sinicus isolate RSC01 linkage group LG04, ASM3656204v1, whole genome shotgun sequence genome:
- the KCTD12 gene encoding BTB/POZ domain-containing protein KCTD12 gives MALADSTRGLPNGGGGGGSGSSSSSAEPPLFPEIVELNVGGQVYVTRRCTVVSVPDSLLWRMFTQQQPQELARDSKGRFFLDRDGFLFRYILDYLRDLQLVLPDYFPERSRLQREAEYFELPELVRRLGAPQQPGPGPPPHSRRGVQKEGSMGDELLSLGYTEAEQQEGASAGVPSPTLELASRSPSGGAAGPLLTPSQSLDGSRRSGYITIGYRGSYTIGRDAQADAKFRRVARITVCGKTSLAKEVFGDTLNESRDPDRPPERYTSRYYLKFNFLEQAFDKLSESGFHMVACSSTGTCAFASSTDQSEDKIWTSYTEYVFCRE, from the coding sequence ATGGCTCTGGCGGACAGCACCCGTGGATTACCCAAcgggggcggcgggggcggcagCGGTTCTTCGTCGTCCTCTGCAGAGCCGCCGCTGTTCCCCGAAATCGTGGAGCTGAATGTGGGCGGCCAGGTGTATGTGACCCGGCGCTGCACCGTGGTGTCGGTGCCCGACTCGCTGCTCTGGCGCATGTTCACGCAGCAGCAGCCTCAGGAGCTGGCCCGGGACAGCAAAGGCCGCTTTTTTCTGGACCGAGACGGCTTCCTCTTCCGCTACATCCTGGATTACCTACGGGACTTGCAGCTCGTGCTGCCCGACTACTTCCCGGAGCGCAGCCGGCTGCAGCGCGAGGCCGAATACTTTGAGCTGCCCGAGCTTGTGCGCCGCCTCGGGGCGCCCCAGCAGCCCGGCCCGGGGCCTCCGCCGCACTCGCGGCGCGGGGTGCAAAAGGAGGGCTCGATGGGCGACGAGCTGCTGTCGCTCGGCTACACTGAGGCGGAGCAGCAGGAGGGCGCCTCGGCCGGGGTGCCGTCGCCCACGCTGGAACTGGCCAGCCGCAGCCCGTCCGGGGGCGCCGCGGGCCCGCTGCTCACGCCGTCTCAGTCGTTGGACGGCAGCCGGCGCTCCGGCTACATCACCATCGGCTACCGCGGCTCCTACACTATTGGGCGGGACGCGCAGGCAGACGCCAAGTTCCGGCGAGTGGCGCGCATCACCGTGTGCGGCAAGACGTCGCTGGCCAAGGAGGTGTTCGGGGACACTCTGAACGAGAGCCGAGACCCCGACCGGCCGCCGGAGCGCTACACTTCGCGCTATTACCTCAAGTTCAACTTCCTGGAGCAGGCTTTCGACAAGCTGTCGGAGTCGGGCTTCCACATGGTGGCGTGCAGTTCCACGGGCACCTGCGCCTTCGCCAGCAGCACCGACCAGAGTGAGGACAAGATCTGGACCAGCTACACCGAGTACGTCTTCTGCAGGGAGTGA